The following are encoded together in the Cyanobacterium aponinum PCC 10605 genome:
- the hisG gene encoding ATP phosphoribosyltransferase produces the protein MLTIALPKGALLKDSIKLCQQAGLDFSLFLEESNRQLQIEDPQGLAKALLVRAQDVPVYVEYGQAHLGIVGYDVLKEKQADVAQIADLGFGYCRMSVAVPSASSYRSSSDLPAHGIVASKFVNCAKEHFRALDLPVEIVPLYGSVELGPITGMSEAIVDLVSTGKTLRENGLIEIDILFESSAYLVANPLTYRLNSYQLSEWVKKIIRN, from the coding sequence ATGTTAACCATTGCATTGCCGAAAGGGGCTCTTTTAAAAGATAGTATTAAACTTTGTCAACAAGCGGGATTAGATTTTAGCTTATTTTTGGAAGAAAGTAACCGTCAATTACAAATAGAAGATCCTCAAGGTTTAGCAAAGGCTTTATTGGTAAGGGCTCAAGATGTACCTGTTTATGTGGAATATGGTCAAGCTCACTTAGGTATTGTTGGTTATGATGTCTTAAAGGAAAAACAAGCTGATGTTGCACAGATTGCTGATTTAGGGTTTGGTTATTGTCGTATGTCTGTGGCTGTTCCTTCTGCTAGTTCTTATCGTAGTTCCAGTGATTTACCTGCTCATGGGATTGTTGCTTCTAAGTTTGTTAATTGTGCTAAGGAGCATTTTCGGGCTTTAGATTTACCTGTGGAAATTGTTCCCCTTTATGGTTCAGTAGAATTAGGTCCGATTACAGGTATGTCAGAAGCGATCGTGGATTTAGTTTCTACGGGCAAAACCTTGAGGGAAAATGGTTTAATTGAAATAGATATTTTATTTGAAAGCAGTGCTTATTTAGTGGCAAATCCTCTTACCTATCGTCTCAATAGTTATCAACTTAGTGAATGGGTGAAGAAAATCATTAGAAATTAA
- a CDS encoding ABC transporter ATP-binding protein — MFSKTKENDWGLILKIVPYAKRNSSILLLSLILLIPLAASGAIQPLIVGQAISLLRKEPTWSFLDSNSISSGLNLLAIILLSTIIIRTLFQAWQGFLVQKVGQEITAFIRQDLFDHVTSLSSNFFHKTPVGKLVTRITNDVEALGDVFATGAIGILSDVVYILAIIVTIFTLQWQLASLLVFLLIPVTGLIIYFQKQYRKANYTAREELSVLNSMLQENVMGINVVQLFQREKYNSELFRTVNERYRIAIDKTIFHDSAVSATLEWISLVAIAAVLWIGGIFILQDSLTFGILSAFILYAQRLFDPLRQFADKFTMFQSGFTAIERISELMNIPVEIQDRHDNISFDENADQGKVGEIRFENVSFAYKPDEYILKNLNFTINPGEKIAIVGPTGAGKSSIIRLLCRLYEPNQGRILVDGIDIRDITQAELRRHIGVILQESFIFAGDVRRNITLGEEYSLTEIEEAAKVTNVDRFIRQLPDGYDTILRERGANLSGGQKQLLAFARVAIRNPNILVLDEATSSLDVATEADTQEALEKLLVGKTAIIIAHRLSTIRNVDKILVLKQGELIESGSHDQLLAQNGIYAGLYKLQMLGS, encoded by the coding sequence ATGTTTTCAAAAACTAAAGAAAATGACTGGGGATTAATCTTAAAAATTGTCCCCTATGCAAAACGAAATTCATCTATTTTATTATTATCTTTAATCTTATTAATTCCCCTTGCCGCTTCTGGTGCAATTCAGCCTTTGATTGTGGGACAAGCTATTTCTTTATTAAGAAAAGAGCCTACATGGTCTTTTTTAGACTCTAATTCAATATCTAGTGGTTTAAATTTATTAGCAATTATTTTACTTTCTACAATTATTATTCGCACTCTTTTTCAAGCGTGGCAGGGTTTTTTAGTTCAAAAAGTTGGGCAGGAAATTACTGCTTTTATTCGTCAAGATTTATTTGATCATGTTACTTCTTTATCCTCTAATTTTTTCCATAAAACCCCTGTGGGTAAATTAGTTACTCGTATCACTAACGATGTGGAGGCTTTAGGAGACGTATTCGCCACAGGTGCGATCGGAATTTTAAGCGATGTGGTCTATATTTTGGCAATTATCGTCACTATCTTTACTTTACAGTGGCAATTAGCCTCCTTATTAGTTTTCCTCTTGATTCCTGTCACTGGCTTAATTATTTACTTTCAAAAACAGTATCGCAAAGCTAACTACACTGCAAGGGAGGAATTATCTGTTCTCAACTCCATGTTGCAGGAAAATGTTATGGGGATTAATGTAGTTCAACTATTTCAAAGAGAAAAGTATAATAGTGAACTGTTTCGCACTGTAAATGAACGTTATCGTATTGCTATTGATAAAACCATTTTTCATGATTCCGCAGTATCAGCAACCCTAGAGTGGATTTCTTTAGTTGCGATCGCAGCCGTTTTATGGATCGGGGGAATTTTTATTCTTCAGGATAGCTTAACTTTTGGGATTTTGTCGGCTTTTATTCTCTACGCTCAACGATTATTTGATCCCCTACGCCAGTTTGCGGATAAATTTACAATGTTTCAGTCAGGATTCACTGCTATTGAGAGAATTAGCGAATTGATGAATATTCCTGTGGAAATTCAAGATCGCCATGATAATATTAGCTTTGATGAAAATGCAGATCAAGGAAAAGTCGGGGAAATTAGATTTGAAAACGTGAGTTTTGCTTACAAACCCGATGAATATATTTTGAAAAACCTCAACTTTACCATTAACCCGGGCGAAAAAATTGCCATTGTGGGGCCAACTGGAGCAGGAAAGAGTTCCATAATTCGCCTTCTATGCCGTTTATACGAGCCAAATCAAGGGCGAATTTTAGTAGATGGGATAGACATTCGTGACATAACCCAAGCGGAGTTACGCCGTCATATCGGGGTGATTTTACAAGAAAGTTTTATCTTTGCAGGGGATGTGAGAAGAAATATCACTCTTGGAGAAGAATATTCTCTCACAGAAATTGAAGAAGCGGCAAAAGTAACCAACGTAGATCGCTTCATTCGCCAATTACCTGATGGTTATGATACCATTTTGAGAGAAAGAGGAGCGAACCTTTCTGGAGGACAAAAACAACTTCTTGCCTTTGCTAGGGTTGCCATTCGTAACCCCAACATTCTTGTTTTAGATGAAGCCACCTCCAGCCTTGACGTTGCGACAGAAGCAGACACTCAAGAGGCGTTGGAAAAACTATTAGTGGGTAAAACGGCTATTATCATTGCTCACCGTTTATCAACTATCCGTAACGTAGATAAAATCCTCGTGCTGAAACAGGGAGAATTAATTGAGTCTGGTAGCCATGATCAACTTTTAGCGCAAAATGGCATTTATGCAGGACTTTATAAACTACAAATGTTGGGCAGTTGA
- a CDS encoding bifunctional 4-hydroxy-2-oxoglutarate aldolase/2-dehydro-3-deoxy-phosphogluconate aldolase: MLDRWLSVLQKNRLIAVIRCNNLELGKKQAHAMAKAGVKLIEVTGNSYQPLELISTLRDELPSCYIGAGTILSHDFLTNAIASGIQFCFTPHFDPDLLALAHYHNIPMIPGALSPTEIITAFNYGAKTVKVFPIQSVGGVTYLKNILAPLPHIPLIPTGGVNISNAVDYIKAGAIAIGLASDLFPTDLIMEDNWQEITNRTKKLLENLEKLQ, from the coding sequence ATGTTAGATCGTTGGCTGTCTGTTTTACAAAAAAATCGTTTGATTGCGGTGATTAGGTGTAACAATTTGGAGTTAGGCAAAAAACAGGCTCATGCTATGGCAAAAGCAGGAGTTAAGTTAATTGAGGTGACGGGAAATAGTTATCAACCATTGGAGTTAATTTCCACTTTAAGAGATGAGTTACCTTCTTGTTATATCGGTGCTGGTACAATTTTAAGTCATGATTTTTTGACAAATGCGATCGCATCTGGAATACAGTTTTGTTTTACTCCTCATTTTGATCCAGATTTATTAGCTTTAGCTCATTATCATAATATCCCGATGATACCGGGTGCTTTGTCTCCCACAGAAATTATCACAGCTTTTAATTATGGAGCAAAAACCGTTAAAGTTTTCCCCATTCAGTCGGTGGGGGGTGTTACTTATCTGAAAAATATTCTTGCCCCTTTACCCCATATTCCTCTTATTCCCACAGGGGGGGTAAATATCAGTAATGCTGTTGATTATATCAAAGCAGGTGCGATCGCAATCGGACTAGCCAGTGATTTATTTCCCACTGATTTAATAATGGAGGATAACTGGCAAGAAATTACAAATCGGACAAAGAAACTATTAGAAAATCTGGAAAAACTGCAATAA